A genome region from Macrotis lagotis isolate mMagLag1 chromosome 4, bilby.v1.9.chrom.fasta, whole genome shotgun sequence includes the following:
- the LOC141521213 gene encoding V-type proton ATPase 16 kDa proteolipid subunit c-like has protein sequence MSTTPEYASFAIMGASAAMVFSAFGAAYGTAKSGTGIVAMSVMRPELVMKSIIPGIIAIYGLVVAVLIANSLTEHITLFKSFLQLGVGLSVGLSGLAAGFAIGIVGGAGVQGMAQQPRLFVGMILILIFTEVLGLYGLIVALILSTK, from the coding sequence ATGTCCACAACTCCCGAGTATGCATCCTTTGCCATCATGGGAGCCTCGGCCGCCATGGTCTTCAGTGCTTTTGGGGCAGCTTATGGCACAGCAAAAAGTGGCACTGGTATTGTGGCCATGTCAGTCATGCGACCTGAGCTGGTCATGAAGTCAATCATTCCTGGTATCATTGCTATCTATGGCCTGGTGGTGGCCGTTCTCATCGCCAACTCTCTGACAGAGCATATCACCCTGTTCAAGAGCTTCCTTCAGCTGGGAGTAGGCCTCAGTGTGGGTCTGAGTGGGCTGGCAGCTGGCTTTGCCATTGGCATTGTTGGAGGTGCTGGTGTTCAGGGGATGGCACAGCAGCCCCGACTATTTGTGGGAATGATCCTAATTCTGATCTTCACTGAGGTGCTTGGCCTGTATGGCCTGATTGTGGCCCTCATTCTCTCTACAAAGTAg